From Toxorhynchites rutilus septentrionalis strain SRP chromosome 2, ASM2978413v1, whole genome shotgun sequence, a single genomic window includes:
- the LOC129769952 gene encoding GATOR complex protein NPRL3 isoform X1, whose translation MEVNPLSILLVKSDSKGDRLLFRYPYTVPQQFQTCVTPARKTPYSIVNNTDDILQNTPSMASNICCDQLYGISDDVFANLFAVKTELCNQKFELKVNDVRFVSHPTLMKIESEDQKNCSYFRVNIVFALHAHASYSIVKCYYELSKRISIALLYEERRACYLSNEMKIMVSCMDEVAAAAQEHNHGSTGNINVFDIILKDCTLAQFIKTVYQDLCTTGLLNVTMNQSVTLSFCLPQKAHQFHKKGIVVEPEAIDRCLDALKPYHGMLLLVDPSELLDCVPPSGARMLLQLIEVYNPLKSLQNMASDADLMIDHVYQLVGHLVYWAKATIIYPLCETNVYVIAPDAQLNIHSNLPDKFSTKFPGMSLFEVISDFSLPTSIGHLTTPLQHPARQGRLAQMVLWMLQHHLLMQLHTYVQFIASYDEESGEAVSGDGPFDDRKECSVELQEINSKQQPSKLNTICSSLPNPSSQPLAVPTNRKHSLSEELYSDSLTANSNTRPSSASHRSNISHSSVGQTASSTDNDESITSMEDEDKTKRLLLAFDECDRNSILKIPAASNPDDLSLMVRLWQAGYFKGEHHLEEIMYFENLRRSQLLQLVDKFRDVLIIYETEDPAIASLYTAPQQS comes from the exons atggaagtaaatccCCTTAGCATTTTGTTGGTTAAATCAGACAGCAAAGGAGATCGATTGCTGTTCCGTTACCCATACACTGTTCCACAGCAATTCCAAACATGTGTAACTCCAGCGCGGAAAACACCATACTCGATTGTCAACAATACCGACGATATCCTCCAGAATACCCCTTCCATGGCATCAAATATATGTTGCG ATCAACTATATGGAATATCAGATGATGTTTTTGCCAATCTTTTCGCAGTCAAAACTGAATTGTGCAATCAGAAATTCGAGCTGAAGGTAAACGATGTACGATTTGTATCTCATCCGACGTTGATGAAGATTGAGAGCGAAGATCAGAAAAATTGCTCATACTTTCGAGTTAATATTGTGTTTGCTTTACATGCTCATGCAAGCTATTCGATCGTAAAGTGTTACTATGAGCTGAGTAAACGAATAAGTATTGCATTGCTTTACGAGGAGCGACGCGCATGTTATCTTTCAAACGAAATGAAAATCATGGTTTCATGTATGGATGAGGTAGCTGCAGCAGCCCAAGAACATAATCATGGAAGTACCGGTAACATCAATGTATTCGATATCATCTTGAAAGATTGCACATTGGCTCAGTTTATAAAAACTGTTTATCAGGATCTATGTACAACCGGATTGCTAAACGTTACAATGAATCAATCTGTTACTCTAAGTTTCTGTCTCCCACAAAAAGCACATCAGTTTCATAAGAAAGGTATAGTCGTTGAACCAGAAGCTATTGATCGATGCCTTGATGCACTGAAACCGTATCACGGAATGTTACTACTGGTAGATCCATCAGAGTTATTGGATTGTGTACCTCCTTCCGGGGCGCGAATGCTACTCCAGCTAATCGAAGTTTACAATCCCCTCAAAAGTCTCCAAAATATGGCTTCCGATGCGGATCTAATGATTGATCACGTGTACCAGCTGGTTGGTCATTTAGTGTACTGGGCGAAAGCAACCATCATATATCCTTTATGTGAGACAAATGTGTATGTAATTGCTCCGGACGCTCAGCTTAACATACACTCCAATTTGCCGGATAAATTTTCGACCAAGTTCCCCGGAATGTCTCTGTTCGAAGTAATCAGTGATTTTTCTCTACCTACCTCGATTGGACATTTGACTACACCGCTACAACATCCAGCTCGTCAGGGACGACTTGCTCAAATGGTTCTGTGGATGCTGCAGCATCATTTGCTAATGCAACTCCACACTTACGTTCAGTTCATCGCCTCATACGATGAAGAGAGCGGTGAAGCAGTTTCCGGCGATGGTCCATTCGATGACCGCAAAGAATGCAGCGTCGAACTACAAGAAATCAACAGTAAACAGCAACCTTCAAAACTTAACAC CATTTGTAGCTCTCTTCCAAACCCCTCCAGTCAACCACTAGCTGTACCAACGAATCGCAAACATTCCCTCTCGGAAGAACTATATTCTGATAGCCTCACCGCAAATTCGAATACACGACCATCATCCGCTAGTCATCGATCCAATATTAGTCATTCGAGCGTAGGTCAAACTGCTTCCAGTACTGATAACGACGAAAGTATAACATCGATGGAAGACGAGGACAAAACCAAACGTCTTCTGTTGGCGTTTGATGAATGCGATCGCAATTCTATTTTGAAGATTCCTGCCGCGTCCAATCCGGATGATCTTTCGTTGATGGTTCGTCTCTGGCAAGCCGGGTATTTTAAAGGCGAGCATCATCTCGAGGAGATAATGTACTTTGAAAATCTTAGACGCTCACAATTGTTACAACTAGTGGATAAGTTTCGGGATGTGCTAATCATATACGAGACGGAAGATCCTGCTATTGCCAGCCTATATACGGCACCCCAGCAAAGTTGA
- the LOC129769952 gene encoding GATOR complex protein NPRL3 isoform X2 — MEVNPLSILLVKSDSKGDRLLFRYPYTVPQQFQTCVTPARKTPYSIVNNTDDILQNTPSMASNICCDQLYGISDDVFANLFAVKTELCNQKFELKVNDVRFVSHPTLMKIESEDQKNCSYFRVNIVFALHAHASYSIVKCYYELSKRISIALLYEERRACYLSNEMKIMVSCMDEVAAAAQEHNHGSTGNINVFDIILKDCTLAQFIKTVYQDLCTTGLLNVTMNQSVTLSFCLPQKAHQFHKKGIVVEPEAIDRCLDALKPYHGMLLLVDPSELLDCVPPSGARMLLQLIEVYNPLKSLQNMASDADLMIDHVYQLVGHLVYWAKATIIYPLCETNVYVIAPDAQLNIHSNLPDKFSTKFPGMSLFEVISDFSLPTSIGHLTTPLQHPARQGRLAQMVLWMLQHHLLMQLHTYVQFIASYDEESGEAVSGDGPFDDRKECSVELQEINSKQQPSKLNTSLPNPSSQPLAVPTNRKHSLSEELYSDSLTANSNTRPSSASHRSNISHSSVGQTASSTDNDESITSMEDEDKTKRLLLAFDECDRNSILKIPAASNPDDLSLMVRLWQAGYFKGEHHLEEIMYFENLRRSQLLQLVDKFRDVLIIYETEDPAIASLYTAPQQS; from the exons atggaagtaaatccCCTTAGCATTTTGTTGGTTAAATCAGACAGCAAAGGAGATCGATTGCTGTTCCGTTACCCATACACTGTTCCACAGCAATTCCAAACATGTGTAACTCCAGCGCGGAAAACACCATACTCGATTGTCAACAATACCGACGATATCCTCCAGAATACCCCTTCCATGGCATCAAATATATGTTGCG ATCAACTATATGGAATATCAGATGATGTTTTTGCCAATCTTTTCGCAGTCAAAACTGAATTGTGCAATCAGAAATTCGAGCTGAAGGTAAACGATGTACGATTTGTATCTCATCCGACGTTGATGAAGATTGAGAGCGAAGATCAGAAAAATTGCTCATACTTTCGAGTTAATATTGTGTTTGCTTTACATGCTCATGCAAGCTATTCGATCGTAAAGTGTTACTATGAGCTGAGTAAACGAATAAGTATTGCATTGCTTTACGAGGAGCGACGCGCATGTTATCTTTCAAACGAAATGAAAATCATGGTTTCATGTATGGATGAGGTAGCTGCAGCAGCCCAAGAACATAATCATGGAAGTACCGGTAACATCAATGTATTCGATATCATCTTGAAAGATTGCACATTGGCTCAGTTTATAAAAACTGTTTATCAGGATCTATGTACAACCGGATTGCTAAACGTTACAATGAATCAATCTGTTACTCTAAGTTTCTGTCTCCCACAAAAAGCACATCAGTTTCATAAGAAAGGTATAGTCGTTGAACCAGAAGCTATTGATCGATGCCTTGATGCACTGAAACCGTATCACGGAATGTTACTACTGGTAGATCCATCAGAGTTATTGGATTGTGTACCTCCTTCCGGGGCGCGAATGCTACTCCAGCTAATCGAAGTTTACAATCCCCTCAAAAGTCTCCAAAATATGGCTTCCGATGCGGATCTAATGATTGATCACGTGTACCAGCTGGTTGGTCATTTAGTGTACTGGGCGAAAGCAACCATCATATATCCTTTATGTGAGACAAATGTGTATGTAATTGCTCCGGACGCTCAGCTTAACATACACTCCAATTTGCCGGATAAATTTTCGACCAAGTTCCCCGGAATGTCTCTGTTCGAAGTAATCAGTGATTTTTCTCTACCTACCTCGATTGGACATTTGACTACACCGCTACAACATCCAGCTCGTCAGGGACGACTTGCTCAAATGGTTCTGTGGATGCTGCAGCATCATTTGCTAATGCAACTCCACACTTACGTTCAGTTCATCGCCTCATACGATGAAGAGAGCGGTGAAGCAGTTTCCGGCGATGGTCCATTCGATGACCGCAAAGAATGCAGCGTCGAACTACAAGAAATCAACAGTAAACAGCAACCTTCAAAACTTAACAC CTCTCTTCCAAACCCCTCCAGTCAACCACTAGCTGTACCAACGAATCGCAAACATTCCCTCTCGGAAGAACTATATTCTGATAGCCTCACCGCAAATTCGAATACACGACCATCATCCGCTAGTCATCGATCCAATATTAGTCATTCGAGCGTAGGTCAAACTGCTTCCAGTACTGATAACGACGAAAGTATAACATCGATGGAAGACGAGGACAAAACCAAACGTCTTCTGTTGGCGTTTGATGAATGCGATCGCAATTCTATTTTGAAGATTCCTGCCGCGTCCAATCCGGATGATCTTTCGTTGATGGTTCGTCTCTGGCAAGCCGGGTATTTTAAAGGCGAGCATCATCTCGAGGAGATAATGTACTTTGAAAATCTTAGACGCTCACAATTGTTACAACTAGTGGATAAGTTTCGGGATGTGCTAATCATATACGAGACGGAAGATCCTGCTATTGCCAGCCTATATACGGCACCCCAGCAAAGTTGA
- the LOC129769953 gene encoding uncharacterized protein LOC129769953, which produces MTNLRNGILLGCGNPLLDISATVDEQFLANYELLPNNAILAEEKHMPIYNELIEKFSADYIAGGSVQNSFRVAQWILQQPGIAVFFGCVGKDKYAEILSKKATDDGVNVQYQFCEQAPTGTCAVLITGTQRSLCANLAAANKFTVDHLKKPDSDKLLQNAEYFYISGFFLTVSIESIITVAEHALNKNQLFMMNLSAPFIPQFFKDNLEKVYPYIDIIFGNEAETLTFAQERNLGTEDLKEIGLKMSALPKKNEARGRIVIITQGSDPVLLIQNGNITEFQVEKLNTEQIVDTNGAGDAFVGGFLAQLVQGNSYDSCIKCGIWAARQIIQRSGCTFDGVPDFKL; this is translated from the exons ATGACGAATTTAAG AAATGGAATTCTGCTAGGTTGTGGAAATCCTTTACTGGACATATCGGCGACAGTAGATGAGCAGTTTCTTGCCAACTATGAGCTGTTGCCAAACAATGCTATCCTAGCTGAGGAGAAACACATgccaat CTACAACGAACTTATTGAGAAATTTAGCGCGGACTACATTGCTGGTGGAAGCGTACAAAATTCATTTCGTGTAGCACAGTGGATACTTCAGCAACCTGGGATAGCTGTGTTTTTTGGATGTGTCGGCAAGGACAAGTACGCTGAAATACTTTCTAAAAAGGCAACGGATGATGGAGTGAACGTGCAATATCAGTTTTGCGAGCAAGCTCCAACAGGTACCTGTGCCGTATTGATTACCGGTACTCAGCGCAGTTTATGTGCCAATTTAGCGGCAGCCAACAAGTTTACTGTCGATCACTTGAAGAAACCCGACAGTGATAAGCTTTTACAAAATGCAGAATATTTCTACATTTCTGGATTCTTCCTCACTGTTAGCATTGAAAGTATTATTACGGTCGCCGAACATGCACTCaataaaaatcaactttttatgATGAATTTGAGCGCTCCATTCATTCCCCAATTTTTTAAAGATAATCTCGAAAAGGTGTACCCGTATATCGACATAATATTTGGAAACGAAGCT gAAACGCTTACATTTGCCCAGGAACGTAATCTTGGGACAGAAGATCTGAAAGAAATCGGTTTGAAAATGTCAGCCCTACCAAAGAAGAATGAGGCTCGTGGACGAATTGTCATCATCACCCAAGGAAGTGATCCGGTGTTGTTAATCCAGAATGGTAATATCACCGAGTTTCAGGTTGAGAAACTAAACACGGAGCAAATAGTAGACACGAATGGAGCCGGCGACGCTTTTGTCGGTGGTTTCCTGGCTCAGTTAGTCCAGGGAAACAGTTACGATAGTTGCATCAAGTGTGGCATTTGGGCCGCACGACAAATCATTCAAAGATCTGGCTGTACGTTTGACGGTGTACCTGACTTTAAGCTATGA